One window from the genome of Gimesia aquarii encodes:
- a CDS encoding FKBP-type peptidyl-prolyl cis-trans isomerase — MKKSQFLILCGVVCLTFSGCGGYLKPDAQTDTIVADPQTTSSESSQKEMDSNMNDESEPGYSTTPSGLKYRIVREGNDKKPGPQDTVTVHYRGTREDGFEFDSSYKRGETISFPLGGVIKGWTEGLQLIGEGGEIELIIPPDLGYGAAGAGPDIPGGATLHFKVELFKVN; from the coding sequence ATGAAAAAATCTCAGTTTTTAATTCTATGCGGTGTGGTTTGCCTCACTTTTTCTGGTTGTGGTGGCTATTTAAAGCCAGACGCGCAAACAGATACGATTGTAGCGGATCCCCAAACCACTTCCTCTGAATCCAGTCAAAAAGAAATGGATAGTAATATGAATGACGAAAGTGAACCTGGATACTCAACAACTCCCTCTGGATTGAAATATCGTATTGTTAGAGAGGGCAACGATAAAAAACCCGGACCTCAGGATACTGTGACTGTTCATTATCGTGGCACTCGCGAAGATGGATTCGAATTTGACAGCTCTTATAAACGAGGAGAAACGATTTCGTTTCCTTTAGGAGGTGTTATTAAAGGTTGGACGGAAGGGCTGCAACTTATTGGTGAAGGTGGTGAAATCGAATTAATCATCCCACCAGATCTGGGATATGGGGCTGCTGGTGCTGGTCCTGATATTCCAGGAGGCGCGACGCTGCACTTTAAAGTAGAACTGTTTAAAGTCAATTAG
- a CDS encoding GNAT family N-acetyltransferase — protein sequence MTDHIHIRTTKQEDIKNLAEFIIPFVEQEKILPRTSDELEELVQTGFVAVEDEEIIGFASLEIYSRKMAEIRSLVVAEHRQGSGIGKKLVAACVERARQRSILEVMVVTSSDLFFQSCGFDFTLPGEKKALFIQPHIEK from the coding sequence ATGACAGATCATATTCACATACGTACTACGAAACAGGAAGATATTAAGAACCTTGCCGAATTTATTATCCCTTTTGTGGAACAGGAGAAAATTCTACCCCGTACCTCAGATGAATTAGAGGAATTGGTGCAAACGGGCTTCGTAGCTGTAGAAGATGAGGAAATCATCGGATTTGCCTCGCTGGAAATCTACTCTCGAAAAATGGCTGAAATTCGGAGCCTCGTTGTTGCTGAACATCGACAGGGAAGTGGTATCGGCAAAAAGCTGGTTGCTGCTTGTGTTGAGCGAGCGCGTCAAAGAAGTATTTTGGAAGTCATGGTGGTCACTTCTTCCGATCTATTTTTTCAAAGCTGCGGATTTGACTTCACACTGCCAGGTGAAAAGAAGGCACTCTTTATTCAGCCTCATATAGAGAAATAG
- a CDS encoding peptidylprolyl isomerase, with protein sequence MRYAQLYFLFVVSLSIVGCETTPKVDNPVLGPPPPRLESALKQQKLKQSEYANRTPDRKNLLTGDFEDSENPFETRIITASTTSSRISSESSPEDSEEPLTDSTVVAMVNGAPLFVSDVIGVYDFQLQQAEQRMPPEEYQKLRRALIKRDLKGHIERQLLIHEMKSTLKKEQLDMLQEHLETAFEEERIPELQKQLKVNSPQELEEILNNQGRSIYSEKELFMKQQSAIQYMAVTAKATNDFSREEVLARYRANIEDYAVPSKVRWQRIRISFKKHGGKEKAVAVLHEVIHKHQAGEDFGELAKKYSDGTRAEKNGQWGWTRSGSLAEPDIEKALFELPAGQVSQVFETPDSFQIVKVNGRKEAGYTPFADVQGKLEQTMITEARTKATKEILDALYAKAVIETKFKIEDENVKPTNSEAH encoded by the coding sequence ATGCGCTACGCGCAATTATATTTTTTGTTTGTTGTTTCATTGAGCATAGTAGGTTGTGAGACTACCCCCAAGGTAGACAACCCTGTGCTGGGTCCGCCCCCTCCACGTCTGGAATCTGCTCTCAAGCAACAAAAGCTAAAGCAGTCCGAGTATGCTAATAGAACTCCCGATAGAAAAAATCTCCTGACAGGAGACTTTGAAGACTCAGAAAATCCCTTTGAAACTCGTATCATTACAGCCTCAACGACCTCATCTCGTATCTCCTCCGAGAGTTCGCCTGAAGATTCTGAAGAGCCTCTGACTGACAGCACAGTGGTTGCCATGGTCAATGGAGCCCCCCTTTTTGTGTCAGATGTCATTGGAGTTTATGACTTTCAACTCCAGCAGGCTGAACAGAGAATGCCTCCTGAAGAATATCAAAAATTACGACGTGCCCTGATTAAACGAGACCTGAAAGGGCATATTGAGCGTCAATTATTGATCCATGAAATGAAAAGTACTCTTAAAAAAGAACAGTTGGATATGCTTCAGGAACACTTGGAAACCGCATTTGAAGAAGAGCGAATTCCTGAACTACAAAAACAATTAAAAGTAAATTCTCCTCAGGAGTTGGAAGAAATATTGAACAATCAAGGTCGTTCAATTTATTCTGAAAAAGAACTTTTTATGAAGCAACAGTCGGCTATCCAGTATATGGCGGTCACTGCAAAAGCAACTAACGATTTCAGTCGTGAAGAAGTTCTCGCTCGCTATAGGGCAAATATTGAAGATTATGCAGTACCATCCAAAGTCCGTTGGCAACGTATTCGAATTTCATTCAAAAAGCACGGCGGTAAGGAAAAAGCGGTTGCTGTACTGCATGAGGTGATCCATAAGCATCAGGCAGGTGAAGATTTTGGTGAATTGGCCAAAAAGTATTCAGATGGAACACGCGCTGAAAAGAACGGTCAATGGGGATGGACTCGTAGTGGGAGCCTGGCCGAACCGGACATTGAAAAGGCGCTATTCGAACTACCTGCCGGACAAGTCAGCCAGGTATTTGAAACACCGGATTCATTTCAAATTGTAAAAGTAAACGGTCGTAAAGAGGCTGGCTATACCCCTTTTGCTGATGTGCAGGGGAAACTAGAACAAACGATGATTACAGAAGCGCGTACGAAAGCGACAAAGGAAATTTTGGATGCTTTATATGCGAAAGCCGTGATCGAAACGAAATTTAAAATCGAAGATGAAAATGTAAAACCTACAAATAGTGAAGCTCATTGA
- a CDS encoding inorganic diphosphatase — MTHCWHDVTPGQNLPRDFTAVIEIPTFSKVKYELDKTTGLLRLDRMLYSAVHYPANYGFIPQTLAEDDDPLDVLVLCQEPVDPLTILDARAIGVMTMIDSGKPDHKILAVAVNDPEYNPFTEASELPPHRLAMLRRFFQDYKMLEGKSVEVEEFQAAAAAFPIIEDSLQRYSSQRRRGFL, encoded by the coding sequence GTGACTCACTGCTGGCACGATGTGACTCCCGGGCAAAACCTGCCTCGCGATTTCACTGCCGTGATTGAAATCCCTACTTTTTCCAAAGTGAAGTATGAATTAGACAAAACGACTGGTCTTCTAAGACTGGATCGTATGCTTTATTCGGCAGTTCACTATCCCGCCAACTATGGATTTATTCCACAGACTCTGGCTGAAGACGATGACCCGCTGGATGTGTTGGTTCTTTGTCAGGAGCCCGTCGATCCTTTGACTATCCTTGATGCACGTGCCATTGGTGTGATGACTATGATCGATAGCGGCAAACCTGACCATAAAATTCTGGCTGTTGCCGTGAATGATCCAGAATATAATCCGTTTACGGAAGCATCAGAATTACCACCCCATCGATTGGCGATGCTGAGACGCTTCTTTCAGGATTATAAAATGCTGGAAGGGAAAAGCGTAGAAGTCGAAGAGTTTCAAGCTGCTGCCGCTGCGTTTCCCATCATCGAAGATTCGCTGCAAAGATATAGCAGTCAACGCCGTCGTGGTTTTTTATAA
- a CDS encoding peptidylprolyl isomerase has protein sequence MITASALVSTMLMSFQTEVYAKAPETYRVKMETTKGTFYIDVTRSWCPIGADQFYNLVNSGFYNDCAFFRVIEGFMAQVGINGNPEVQKKWRDQTIQDDPVSKSNLRGYVSFAKTGAPHSRTTQIFINFGDNRRLDKYGFAPFGYISAQGMKVVDALYSGYGEGAPAGRGPSQGRIHEEGNPYLKRDFPRLDYITKATIVKNK, from the coding sequence ATGATTACGGCTAGTGCTTTAGTTTCTACCATGCTCATGAGCTTTCAAACAGAAGTATATGCGAAGGCTCCTGAAACATACCGTGTAAAAATGGAAACGACCAAAGGTACTTTCTACATTGATGTCACGCGTAGTTGGTGTCCTATTGGAGCTGATCAATTTTATAATCTGGTGAATTCCGGATTCTATAATGATTGTGCATTTTTTAGAGTGATCGAGGGCTTCATGGCGCAAGTGGGTATCAATGGTAATCCGGAAGTTCAAAAAAAATGGCGTGATCAGACAATTCAAGATGATCCCGTTTCAAAGTCCAACCTTCGAGGTTATGTTTCCTTTGCTAAAACAGGAGCGCCCCATTCAAGAACAACTCAAATTTTCATCAACTTCGGGGACAACCGCCGACTGGATAAATATGGTTTTGCTCCCTTCGGTTATATCTCAGCTCAAGGAATGAAAGTTGTCGATGCTTTATACTCGGGTTATGGTGAAGGAGCACCTGCCGGGCGCGGCCCCTCACAGGGACGGATCCATGAAGAAGGTAATCCATATCTAAAACGGGATTTTCCCCGTCTTGATTACATTACCAAAGCGACGATTGTGAAAAATAAATAG